Proteins encoded in a region of the Malaciobacter mytili LMG 24559 genome:
- a CDS encoding response regulator transcription factor: MRLLLLEDDLDYKISIKEYLESIDYIVDDFDNGEDALSAIYENKYHLLILDIRVPKLNGYELVKILRQNNDNTPVIYITSLTDINNLSLGYELGCNDYIKKPFSPKELKYRIEQLIKLFYSNDNSNKIELKPDFIYDVLKTELYKNEKLIPLTKKEAEVVFCLISNKNQFISIDKLRTEVWEDRYICEADIRVCIKKIRDKTSKDFILNQRGVGYKIDRKE, encoded by the coding sequence ATGAGATTATTATTACTAGAAGATGATTTAGACTATAAAATCAGTATTAAAGAGTATTTAGAATCAATTGATTATATTGTAGATGATTTTGATAATGGAGAAGATGCTTTAAGTGCCATTTATGAAAATAAATACCACCTATTGATTTTAGATATAAGAGTTCCTAAACTTAATGGTTATGAATTAGTAAAAATATTAAGACAAAACAATGACAACACCCCTGTAATTTATATTACTTCTTTAACAGATATAAATAACCTAAGTCTTGGATATGAACTTGGATGTAATGATTATATAAAAAAACCTTTTTCTCCTAAAGAACTAAAATATAGAATAGAGCAATTAATAAAGCTATTTTACTCAAATGACAATAGTAATAAAATTGAATTAAAGCCTGATTTTATCTATGATGTTTTAAAAACAGAACTATATAAAAATGAAAAACTAATTCCTCTTACAAAAAAAGAAGCAGAAGTTGTTTTTTGTTTAATTTCTAATAAAAATCAATTTATAAGCATAGATAAACTTCGAACTGAAGTTTGGGAAGATAGATATATTTGTGAAGCAGATATTAGGGTTTGTATAAAAAAAATAAGAGATAAAACCTCAAAAGATTTTATATTAAATCAAAGAGGTGTAGGATATAAAATTGATAGAAAAGAGTAA
- a CDS encoding sensor histidine kinase has product MIEKSKNFILKISLFYTILFFVFIAIPTYFYTNLELQNYKNNQDRLLIEYAQKTQRAIYDFNNSKSDTFNFPKSFKFEAILLTKHNKIIYKTKNLKVKQNIEKLTLRVELSPNRLEAKYLIISKNISYKEIYLKILILALSITLFIFISIYLIIKASIEPYKKANEYLDAFFNDAMHELKTPLGVIQLNLEVLEEKQPETKEIKRSMNAVKNLFLVYEDIEYLIKQKSVQYNKEKIDFSSFLSQRVDQFESLTLTKNLKFDLNIQNNIQININRTHLQRVIDNTISNAIKYSFKDSIITIKLEKIEEDKISFSVNNFGETIKNKKTIFNRYYKENHIKGGFGIGLNIVKNICEQNQIEILLSSNEKEGTTFQYIFLI; this is encoded by the coding sequence TTGATAGAAAAGAGTAAAAACTTTATACTAAAAATTTCACTTTTTTATACTATTTTATTTTTTGTATTTATAGCAATACCTACATATTTTTATACTAACTTAGAACTTCAAAACTATAAAAATAATCAAGATAGACTTTTAATAGAGTATGCACAAAAAACACAAAGGGCTATTTATGATTTTAATAATTCTAAAAGTGATACTTTTAATTTCCCAAAATCTTTTAAATTTGAAGCTATTTTACTTACAAAACATAATAAAATTATCTATAAAACTAAAAATTTAAAAGTAAAACAAAACATAGAAAAATTAACCCTAAGAGTTGAACTTTCACCAAATAGATTAGAAGCAAAATATTTAATTATCTCTAAAAATATCTCATATAAAGAGATATATCTTAAGATATTGATTTTAGCTTTAAGTATTACTTTATTTATTTTTATTTCCATATATCTAATAATAAAAGCTAGTATTGAACCATATAAAAAAGCAAATGAATATTTAGATGCTTTTTTCAATGATGCTATGCATGAATTAAAAACTCCATTGGGAGTAATTCAACTAAATTTAGAAGTTTTAGAAGAAAAACAGCCTGAAACAAAAGAGATAAAGCGTTCTATGAATGCTGTAAAAAATCTTTTTTTAGTTTATGAAGATATTGAGTATTTAATAAAACAAAAAAGTGTTCAATATAATAAAGAAAAAATAGATTTTTCTTCTTTTTTATCTCAAAGAGTAGATCAATTTGAAAGTCTAACTCTTACTAAAAATTTAAAATTTGACTTAAATATTCAAAATAATATACAAATTAATATAAATAGAACACATTTACAAAGAGTTATAGATAATACCATCTCAAATGCAATAAAATACTCTTTTAAAGATAGTATAATTACTATAAAATTAGAAAAAATAGAAGAAGATAAAATTAGTTTTAGTGTAAATAATTTTGGAGAAACTATAAAAAACAAAAAAACAATTTTTAATAGATACTATAAAGAAAACCACATAAAAGGGGGCTTTGGTATAGGTTTAAATATTGTAAAAAATATTTGTGAACAAAATCAAATAGAAATACTTTTATCTTCAAATGAAAAAGAAGGAACTACTTTCCAATATATATTCTTAATTTAA
- a CDS encoding c-type cytochrome, producing the protein MNTKKIICISALISLFSSYTFAFDGKELQKRSDRGFEKPKMEYKVPDIKDLPDNEYGKLVKYGKELIVHTYKYIGPEVENPAMRYAGNNNSCQNCHLDAGTKKFSAPFVGTFGEFPQYRPREDAIGTLTARINGCMQRSMNGYPLPAQSKEMKAMEAYMHWLSQGYPVGGAKVEGRGLAKIDRKMIKQNKADVENGQKVYAQHCASCHGVNGEGVKNEGRANGYMFPALWGTTDTYNKGAGMYRVLKAADFIKSNMPLGATKENPILTDKEAYDVAAYMNQDSHYRPEKINRTSDFPDDKVKAPDVYRPNIESKEHQFGPFGKIIK; encoded by the coding sequence ATGAATACAAAAAAAATCATCTGTATCTCTGCACTTATCTCACTTTTTTCTTCTTATACATTTGCATTTGATGGAAAAGAGTTACAAAAAAGAAGTGATAGAGGATTTGAAAAACCTAAAATGGAATATAAAGTTCCAGATATAAAAGATTTACCAGATAATGAATATGGTAAATTGGTAAAATATGGTAAAGAATTAATAGTTCATACATATAAATATATTGGTCCAGAAGTTGAAAATCCAGCTATGAGATATGCAGGGAATAATAACTCATGTCAAAACTGTCACCTAGATGCAGGTACAAAAAAATTCTCAGCACCATTTGTTGGAACATTTGGAGAATTTCCACAATATAGACCAAGAGAAGATGCCATTGGAACATTAACAGCTAGAATCAATGGTTGTATGCAAAGAAGTATGAATGGATACCCTCTTCCAGCTCAAAGTAAAGAGATGAAAGCTATGGAAGCATATATGCATTGGTTAAGTCAAGGTTATCCTGTTGGTGGAGCTAAAGTTGAAGGTAGAGGTTTAGCAAAAATTGATAGAAAAATGATTAAACAAAATAAAGCTGATGTTGAAAATGGGCAAAAAGTTTATGCTCAACATTGTGCCTCTTGCCATGGTGTAAATGGTGAAGGTGTAAAAAATGAAGGTAGAGCAAATGGTTATATGTTCCCTGCACTATGGGGTACAACAGATACTTATAATAAAGGAGCAGGAATGTATAGAGTTTTAAAAGCTGCTGATTTTATAAAAAGTAATATGCCTTTAGGTGCAACAAAAGAAAATCCTATTTTAACAGATAAAGAAGCATATGATGTGGCAGCATATATGAACCAAGATAGTCACTATAGACCAGAAAAAATCAATAGAACATCTGACTTCCCAGATGATAAAGTAAAAGCTCCAGATGTATATAGACCAAATATAGAATCAAAAGAGCATCAATTTGGACCATTTGGTAAAATTATTAAATAA
- a CDS encoding YqiA/YcfP family alpha/beta fold hydrolase codes for MIIYIHGFGSSGFGGKASILRNKYKEEIILPSLSYVPSLAIDTLEQLIKLLIKKEEKVYLMGSSLGGFYSIYLANKYNLKAVLINPAIYPYKTLEKVGMATNYYDLSTFESTTSHLNSLKEFEVKTIENQNNFLLLLQTGDEVLDYKQALEKLPNSKAIVQEGGNHSFENFEEVLEDIDNFFK; via the coding sequence ATGATAATTTATATTCATGGATTTGGAAGTAGTGGTTTTGGAGGAAAAGCTTCAATTTTAAGAAATAAGTATAAAGAAGAGATTATTCTTCCTTCTTTATCTTATGTTCCTTCTTTAGCCATTGATACCTTAGAACAATTAATAAAATTACTTATAAAAAAAGAAGAAAAAGTTTATTTAATGGGATCTTCATTGGGAGGATTTTATAGTATATATTTGGCAAATAAATATAATTTAAAAGCAGTTTTAATAAATCCTGCTATTTATCCATATAAAACTTTAGAAAAAGTTGGAATGGCTACAAATTATTATGATTTATCTACTTTTGAATCAACAACTTCACATTTAAATAGTTTAAAAGAGTTTGAAGTAAAAACTATAGAAAATCAAAATAACTTTTTACTTTTATTACAAACAGGTGATGAGGTATTAGATTATAAACAGGCTTTAGAAAAACTTCCAAATTCAAAAGCTATTGTACAAGAGGGTGGAAATCACTCTTTTGAGAATTTTGAAGAGGTTTTAGAAGATATAGATAACTTTTTTAAATAA
- a CDS encoding DMT family transporter yields the protein MKTLDLQAHIYVLIATFLVGGSFLASEKLVQTVNPLSLTLLRFVGSVLIFAPFILIKKSFRSKIVSTMPRAMGISLFYSLYFMGMFEALKTTTVLNTGTLYTLVPLMTAIMALIIFKEKIGVNKLFVYIIGLVGTLWVIFKANLELLFSFSLNSGDYIFIIASFSMCCYSISIKLLYKNDNPFVLVFCTLIGGAIWMGIGMLIFQQPLNWHLVEGTLVYNMLYLIIGTTIITLFLYQRSTVILGPTKVMSYIYLNPIAVAILLYLIDGKNIETIVIPGIIITSIATFMLQKNKKEKKK from the coding sequence TTGAAAACATTAGATTTACAAGCACATATATATGTATTAATAGCAACTTTTTTAGTAGGAGGGTCTTTTTTAGCTTCTGAAAAATTAGTACAAACAGTTAATCCTTTATCTTTAACTCTTTTAAGATTTGTAGGTTCTGTTTTAATTTTTGCACCATTTATTTTAATTAAAAAATCATTTAGAAGTAAAATAGTTTCTACAATGCCAAGAGCTATGGGAATTAGTCTATTTTATTCACTTTATTTTATGGGAATGTTTGAGGCACTTAAAACTACTACGGTTTTAAATACAGGTACTCTTTATACTTTAGTTCCTTTAATGACAGCAATTATGGCTTTAATAATTTTTAAAGAAAAAATTGGAGTTAATAAATTATTTGTATATATTATAGGGCTAGTAGGAACTCTTTGGGTAATTTTTAAAGCAAATTTAGAGTTACTTTTTTCTTTTTCTTTAAATAGTGGAGATTATATTTTTATAATTGCTTCTTTTTCAATGTGTTGTTATTCAATTTCAATAAAACTTTTATATAAAAATGATAATCCTTTTGTTTTAGTTTTTTGTACACTAATTGGAGGTGCTATTTGGATGGGAATTGGAATGTTAATTTTTCAACAACCCTTAAATTGGCATTTAGTTGAGGGAACTTTAGTATATAATATGCTTTATTTAATAATAGGTACAACAATAATTACTTTATTTTTATACCAAAGAAGTACAGTTATCTTAGGTCCTACAAAAGTGATGTCTTATATTTATTTAAATCCAATAGCCGTTGCTATTTTACTTTATTTAATAGATGGCAAAAATATTGAAACTATTGTTATCCCTGGTATTATAATTACTTCAATAGCAACTTTTATGCTTCAAAAAAATAAAAAGGAGAAGAAAAAATGA
- a CDS encoding Crp/Fnr family transcriptional regulator, with protein MNNQTYFLQLRTAINSYSFISDETFEEFKNFCYLKKVKKGENLLLLGDKAKFIHFICKGLLRTYFLDEKANTYNKNLFCENFFSASVVSLLTEENSYLCIEALEDSIVIDIDFKEYKALINKKEDLKNFYIKYIEKNWIIEKEKVEISFAVDDATKRYLNFIKKYPNIENRVAQHHIASHLGITPTQLSRIRKSMNICK; from the coding sequence GTGAATAATCAAACCTACTTTTTACAGTTAAGAACAGCAATAAATAGCTATTCTTTCATAAGTGATGAAACTTTTGAAGAGTTTAAAAACTTTTGTTATTTAAAAAAAGTAAAAAAGGGTGAAAATTTACTTTTATTAGGAGATAAAGCAAAATTTATACATTTTATTTGCAAAGGTTTATTAAGAACTTATTTTTTAGATGAAAAGGCAAATACTTATAATAAAAATCTTTTTTGTGAGAATTTTTTTTCTGCTTCTGTTGTCTCTTTATTAACAGAAGAAAACTCATATTTATGTATAGAAGCTTTAGAAGATAGTATTGTTATTGATATTGATTTTAAAGAGTATAAAGCTTTAATAAATAAAAAAGAGGATTTAAAAAACTTTTATATTAAATATATTGAAAAAAATTGGATAATTGAAAAAGAAAAAGTTGAAATCTCTTTTGCTGTTGATGATGCTACAAAAAGATATTTGAATTTTATAAAAAAATATCCAAATATTGAAAATAGAGTTGCACAGCATCATATAGCATCCCATTTGGGAATAACTCCTACACAATTAAGTAGAATTAGAAAATCTATGAACATATGTAAATGA
- a CDS encoding MmcQ/YjbR family DNA-binding protein translates to MQKKSLDKFLLSKPCSKKEFPFGEEITVFKVKNKMFALYWIEEGLIRINLKCDPNDALAYREIYSSVIEGYHMNKKYWNTIILDKSIDNKIIKEMINESYNLVVEKLTKKQKEEIKLNKC, encoded by the coding sequence ATGCAAAAAAAATCTTTAGATAAATTTTTATTATCAAAGCCTTGTTCAAAAAAAGAGTTTCCTTTTGGTGAAGAAATAACTGTTTTTAAAGTAAAAAATAAAATGTTTGCACTTTATTGGATTGAAGAAGGACTTATAAGAATAAACTTAAAATGTGATCCAAATGATGCCCTTGCATATAGGGAGATATATTCAAGTGTTATTGAAGGTTATCATATGAATAAAAAATATTGGAATACTATTATTTTAGATAAAAGTATAGATAATAAAATTATCAAAGAGATGATAAATGAGTCTTATAATCTTGTGGTTGAGAAATTAACAAAAAAACAAAAAGAAGAGATAAAATTAAATAAATGTTAA
- a CDS encoding D-2-hydroxyacid dehydrogenase family protein: protein MKIAILDDYQDVVKTLDCFSLLKKHQVKILTKTYSEVELIDKLKDVQALVLIRERTTITKNLLLNLPNLKVISQTGKISNHLNLKLCEEYKISVLEGVGSSIAPAELCWALIMNSSRNILQYSNNLSNNIWQSSNSFGLGKVLNNQRIGIWGYGKIGQQIAKYAKAFNMQVVVYGSKTSQLKAKEDGFESVGCKKEFFSSCDIITLHLKLTQETFECVKKEDLELMKADSLFVNISRAALVEKNALFNELNNNKTKRAIVDVFDIEPATIENEPLLSLENVLCTPHLGYVEKSNYELYFKAAFENLLEYIKS from the coding sequence ATGAAAATTGCAATTTTAGATGATTATCAAGATGTGGTTAAAACTTTAGATTGTTTTTCTTTATTAAAAAAGCATCAAGTGAAAATTCTTACTAAAACATATAGTGAAGTGGAACTAATTGATAAACTAAAAGATGTGCAGGCTTTAGTATTAATAAGAGAAAGAACAACAATAACAAAAAATCTTTTATTAAATCTTCCCAATTTAAAAGTAATAAGTCAAACGGGAAAAATTAGTAATCATTTAAATTTAAAGTTATGTGAAGAATATAAAATTAGTGTACTTGAAGGAGTAGGCTCTAGTATTGCTCCTGCTGAATTATGTTGGGCTTTAATAATGAACTCTTCAAGAAATATTTTGCAATATTCAAATAACTTATCAAATAATATTTGGCAAAGTTCAAACTCTTTTGGATTGGGAAAAGTTTTAAATAATCAAAGAATTGGTATTTGGGGATATGGTAAAATTGGGCAACAAATTGCAAAATATGCAAAAGCTTTTAATATGCAAGTAGTTGTGTATGGAAGTAAAACTTCACAACTTAAAGCCAAAGAAGATGGCTTTGAAAGTGTAGGGTGCAAAAAAGAGTTTTTCTCTTCTTGTGATATTATTACTTTGCATTTAAAATTAACTCAAGAAACTTTTGAGTGTGTTAAAAAAGAGGACTTAGAGCTAATGAAAGCTGATAGTTTATTTGTAAATATAAGTAGAGCTGCATTGGTTGAAAAAAATGCTTTATTTAATGAATTAAATAATAATAAAACAAAAAGAGCAATAGTTGATGTTTTTGATATTGAGCCTGCAACTATTGAAAATGAACCTTTATTAAGTTTGGAAAATGTCCTTTGTACTCCCCATTTAGGATATGTAGAAAAGAGTAATTATGAGCTATATTTTAAAGCAGCTTTTGAAAATCTTTTAGAGTATATAAAGAGTTAA
- the radA gene encoding DNA repair protein RadA yields MAKKNKTLFECQHCGEQSTKWLGKCPNCGGWDSFIELNQEQQETLKRTTQLVSTTSKAKPITQIQQDDISRFSSNNSEFDLVLGGGIVPGSLTLIGGSPGVGKSTLLLKVAGSIASSGKKVLYVSGEESAGQIKLRANRLEANNENLFLLSEIKLEEIMDEFLRQDYEVAIIDSIQTIYSGTLTSAPGSVSQVREITFELMRKAKDSDIAMFIIGHITKDGSIAGPRVLEHMVDTVLYFEGEASREIRMLRGFKNRFGSTSEIGIFEMTNEGLVSAKDIASKFFDRTKAQSGSALTVAMEGSRALILEVQALVTESTYPNPKRSATGFDVNRLNMLLALLEKKIDLPLNHYDVFVNISGGIKIKESSADLAVIASIISSFRDRPLSKESAFIGEVSLTGEIKDVYSIDIRLKEAQAQGIKKAICAQKPNTKLDIKVFAVDEVTKMLELF; encoded by the coding sequence ATGGCAAAGAAAAATAAGACTCTTTTTGAATGTCAGCATTGTGGAGAGCAAAGTACAAAATGGCTTGGAAAATGTCCAAATTGTGGAGGTTGGGATAGTTTTATAGAATTAAATCAAGAACAACAAGAGACTTTAAAAAGAACTACACAATTAGTTTCAACAACTTCAAAAGCAAAACCAATTACTCAAATACAGCAAGATGATATTTCAAGATTTTCTTCAAATAATAGTGAATTTGATTTGGTTTTAGGTGGAGGGATTGTTCCTGGAAGCTTAACTTTAATTGGAGGAAGTCCAGGAGTTGGAAAATCAACTTTATTATTAAAAGTTGCAGGCTCTATTGCATCAAGTGGTAAAAAAGTATTATATGTTTCAGGAGAAGAGAGTGCTGGACAAATAAAACTAAGAGCAAATAGACTTGAAGCAAATAATGAAAATCTATTTTTATTAAGTGAAATAAAACTTGAAGAGATAATGGATGAATTTTTAAGACAAGATTATGAAGTGGCTATTATAGACTCAATTCAAACTATTTACTCTGGCACATTAACTTCAGCTCCAGGAAGTGTATCTCAAGTAAGAGAGATAACTTTTGAGCTTATGAGAAAAGCAAAAGATAGTGATATAGCTATGTTTATTATTGGACATATTACAAAAGATGGAAGTATTGCAGGTCCAAGAGTATTGGAACATATGGTGGATACTGTTTTATACTTTGAAGGAGAAGCAAGTAGAGAAATAAGAATGTTAAGAGGCTTTAAAAATAGATTTGGTTCTACTTCTGAAATTGGTATTTTTGAAATGACAAATGAAGGCTTAGTAAGTGCAAAAGATATAGCTTCTAAATTCTTTGATAGAACAAAAGCACAAAGTGGTTCTGCTTTAACTGTAGCTATGGAAGGAAGTCGTGCTTTAATTTTAGAAGTTCAAGCTTTAGTTACAGAAAGTACATACCCAAACCCAAAAAGAAGTGCAACAGGCTTTGATGTAAATAGATTAAATATGCTTTTAGCACTACTTGAAAAGAAAATTGATTTGCCATTAAATCATTATGATGTATTTGTAAATATAAGTGGTGGTATTAAAATAAAAGAGAGTTCTGCTGATTTAGCTGTAATTGCAAGTATTATAAGCTCTTTTAGAGATAGACCCTTATCAAAAGAATCAGCTTTTATTGGTGAAGTATCTTTAACAGGAGAAATAAAAGATGTTTACTCTATTGACATAAGATTAAAAGAAGCACAAGCACAAGGTATAAAAAAAGCAATTTGTGCCCAAAAACCAAATACTAAACTTGATATAAAAGTTTTTGCAGTTGATGAAGTTACTAAAATGTTGGAGCTTTTTTAG
- the ybeY gene encoding rRNA maturation RNase YbeY, which produces MIDLDNKVDFDIDLQLVETITKELTNKEVELIITNNKEIQELNKEHRQKDKPTDVLSFPLEFDMPSMPLGSIVISKDFVEEKAKEYNHSFHDEFALLYIHGLLHLLGYDHEIDNGEQRQKEEELITKYNLPKSLIIRNS; this is translated from the coding sequence ATGATAGATTTAGACAATAAAGTAGATTTTGATATTGATTTACAACTTGTTGAAACAATAACTAAAGAATTGACAAATAAAGAAGTTGAACTTATTATTACAAATAATAAAGAGATTCAAGAGTTAAATAAAGAACATAGGCAAAAAGATAAGCCAACTGATGTTCTTAGCTTTCCTTTAGAGTTCGATATGCCAAGTATGCCACTTGGTTCAATCGTAATTTCAAAAGATTTTGTTGAAGAGAAAGCAAAAGAGTATAATCACTCTTTTCATGATGAGTTTGCTCTTTTATATATTCATGGTCTTTTACACCTTTTAGGTTATGACCATGAGATAGATAATGGTGAGCAAAGACAAAAAGAAGAAGAACTTATTACTAAATATAATCTTCCAAAAAGTTTGATTATTAGGAATTCATAA
- a CDS encoding calcium/sodium antiporter: MDILIFIISMSALIYGADFIIQQSEKIALHYNISHFVIGATLVAIGTSLPEMAVSMSASLKGSGDIAVANVIGSTIFNISLVLGCVFLIAKKISPNRDLFAKDSAWSLFPILIFILMAIDGKLNAIDGVLFLFLMAGYLLFLIGSNQIDEVDEELAKEKFQWTKTLVLLIVGFLFVVVGADFAIESASNIARNFGISEWVIGLFLVAFGTSLPELTISIKSALKNNADLAIGNIIGSNVANFTVVLGLSSILNDLNVNLRENIFDISAAVIVSVMLVFITANKLYNKSAGIALLVILGLVIQNSLA; this comes from the coding sequence ATGGATATTTTAATATTTATAATTTCAATGAGTGCTTTAATTTATGGAGCTGATTTTATAATTCAGCAAAGTGAGAAAATTGCACTACATTATAATATCTCTCATTTTGTAATTGGAGCAACATTAGTAGCTATTGGTACAAGTTTACCTGAAATGGCTGTTTCAATGTCTGCTTCACTTAAAGGAAGTGGGGATATTGCAGTTGCAAATGTAATTGGTAGCACTATTTTTAATATTTCACTTGTTTTAGGTTGTGTATTTTTAATAGCAAAAAAAATCTCACCTAATAGAGATTTATTTGCAAAAGACTCAGCTTGGTCACTTTTCCCTATTTTAATCTTTATTCTTATGGCAATAGATGGTAAATTAAATGCTATTGATGGTGTTTTATTTTTATTTTTAATGGCTGGTTATTTATTGTTTTTAATTGGTTCAAACCAAATAGATGAAGTGGATGAAGAACTTGCAAAAGAAAAATTTCAATGGACTAAAACTTTAGTTTTATTAATAGTAGGTTTTTTATTTGTTGTAGTAGGAGCAGATTTTGCAATAGAAAGTGCTTCAAATATAGCAAGAAATTTTGGTATTAGTGAGTGGGTAATTGGTCTATTTTTAGTTGCTTTTGGGACAAGTTTACCTGAACTTACAATTTCAATTAAGTCTGCACTTAAAAATAATGCTGATTTAGCAATTGGAAATATTATTGGTTCTAATGTGGCAAATTTTACTGTGGTTTTAGGATTAAGTTCAATTTTAAATGATTTAAATGTAAATTTAAGAGAAAATATTTTTGATATTAGTGCAGCAGTGATAGTTTCAGTAATGCTTGTATTTATAACTGCAAATAAATTATATAATAAATCAGCAGGTATTGCCTTACTTGTAATACTTGGTCTTGTAATACAAAATAGTCTAGCCTAA
- a CDS encoding Fur family transcriptional regulator yields the protein MMNYTTLLKEYDLKVTPQRVAIVEELYMNGHMNIDDLYKKLLSKFPSISLATIYKNVNAMIEKVFLNEVKIPNAKSVYELVKEEHSHLVCSSCGKIEDIELDTSSLLKEAISSKNYTIKETSVVFTGICPDCSK from the coding sequence ATGATGAATTATACAACTTTACTTAAAGAGTATGATTTAAAAGTTACTCCACAAAGAGTGGCAATTGTAGAAGAGCTATATATGAATGGTCATATGAATATAGATGATTTATATAAAAAACTTTTATCAAAATTTCCATCTATTTCTCTTGCAACTATTTATAAAAATGTAAATGCAATGATTGAAAAAGTATTTTTAAATGAAGTAAAAATACCAAATGCAAAATCAGTTTATGAATTAGTAAAAGAAGAACATTCTCATTTAGTATGTTCATCTTGTGGAAAAATAGAGGATATTGAACTTGATACTTCAAGTTTATTAAAAGAAGCAATCTCTTCTAAAAATTATACTATTAAAGAAACAAGCGTAGTTTTTACTGGGATTTGCCCAGATTGTTCAAAATAG
- a CDS encoding Dps family protein, with amino-acid sequence MKNSILQLKVIQASSLVMFTKIHNYHWNIKGMQFFPIHEMTEKIYEQFSTLYDDAAERILQLGEKPLVLLDEIKSTSVIKEDSKTDFDAKYVLENILNDFETLLKEFKVLSKTACENEDNTTVAFADEKVAHLEKNIWMIKASLA; translated from the coding sequence ATGAAAAATTCAATTTTACAATTAAAAGTTATCCAAGCAAGTTCGTTAGTAATGTTTACTAAAATCCATAATTACCACTGGAACATCAAAGGTATGCAGTTTTTTCCAATTCATGAAATGACTGAAAAGATTTATGAACAATTTAGCACATTATATGATGATGCAGCAGAAAGAATATTACAATTAGGTGAAAAACCTTTAGTATTATTAGATGAGATTAAAAGTACTTCAGTAATTAAAGAAGATTCAAAAACAGATTTTGATGCAAAATATGTTTTAGAAAATATTTTAAATGATTTTGAAACTTTATTAAAAGAGTTTAAAGTTTTATCAAAAACTGCTTGTGAAAATGAAGATAATACAACAGTGGCTTTTGCAGATGAAAAAGTAGCTCATTTAGAAAAAAATATTTGGATGATTAAAGCTTCTTTAGCATAA
- a CDS encoding ferritin family protein yields the protein MRQYESYKCNTCGNVVEVQKVGGGELHCCGQKMEMITENLTAVNLMKAFAGESMARNKYEYFAKIAQKEGYRDIADHFQRAANNEKMHAKLELKAYNQLIYDKEFGNTLENLAIARDGENYENVTMYPDFARIAKDEGYREISKMLQMIGNIEVEHENMYKRLLERLESGKEFESDEEEEWICEVCGHVHRGKKALKVCPVCKHPQEYQSRMNTIK from the coding sequence ATGAGACAATACGAATCATATAAATGTAATACATGTGGTAATGTTGTAGAAGTACAAAAAGTTGGTGGTGGTGAATTGCATTGCTGTGGTCAAAAGATGGAAATGATTACAGAAAATTTAACTGCTGTTAATCTTATGAAGGCTTTTGCTGGTGAATCTATGGCAAGAAACAAATATGAGTATTTTGCTAAAATAGCTCAAAAAGAGGGATATAGAGATATAGCTGACCACTTCCAAAGAGCTGCAAACAATGAAAAAATGCACGCTAAACTTGAATTAAAAGCTTACAATCAACTAATTTACGATAAAGAGTTTGGAAATACTTTAGAAAATCTTGCAATTGCAAGAGATGGTGAAAACTATGAAAATGTAACTATGTATCCAGATTTTGCAAGAATTGCAAAAGATGAGGGATATAGAGAGATTTCTAAAATGTTACAAATGATTGGAAATATTGAAGTTGAACATGAAAATATGTATAAAAGACTACTTGAAAGACTAGAATCTGGAAAAGAGTTTGAAAGCGATGAAGAAGAAGAGTGGATTTGTGAAGTATGTGGTCATGTACATAGAGGTAAAAAAGCTTTAAAAGTTTGCCCTGTTTGTAAACATCCGCAAGAATACCAATCAAGAATGAATACTATAAAGTAG